From a region of the Agromyces ramosus genome:
- a CDS encoding TrkH family potassium uptake protein: MRAQPLARLGRVDGRSWFGQVRDAIDGLVKHSPSRFAILIFTTLILVTTLLLSLPIARAGESSVTPLADAVFTAVSTICVTGLATVDMATYWSPFGNAVIFIGMNVGGVGVLTLASILGLVISRRLGLRAKLIAASDTNPSRIHVGPVAERQAVRLGEVGGLLVTVAASLLVIEAVIAIAMMPSMFAAGYDFGTSAWYSSYYSVSAFTNTGFSPNPAGPVEFVDDYWFQSLLMLDVFLGSLGFPVIFALLRTWRKPRRWSVHVKLTIATTVILFVAGAAMFLLLEYNNPRTYGQLDASPTVFQSFFMSAMTRSGGFATINMHDLNSSSMLVSDMLMFVGGGSASTAGGIKVTTLAVLFLAAFAEARGAPAMEAFGRRIPRDILRLAVSVVLWGATIVAVSTIAIAQITKEPLDFVLFDVISGFATCGLSTGLTAELPPEGKYVMAATMFMGRVGTVTLAAALAASQRRQLFRRPEERPIVG, translated from the coding sequence ATGCGCGCACAGCCGTTGGCCCGCCTGGGTCGAGTCGATGGGCGGTCATGGTTCGGGCAGGTGCGCGACGCCATCGACGGGCTCGTCAAGCACTCGCCGTCGCGCTTCGCGATCCTCATCTTCACGACCCTCATCCTCGTCACCACCTTGCTGCTGTCACTGCCGATCGCACGGGCAGGCGAGAGCAGTGTCACGCCGCTCGCCGACGCGGTGTTCACGGCGGTGTCGACGATCTGCGTCACGGGCCTGGCGACCGTCGACATGGCGACCTACTGGTCGCCGTTCGGCAACGCGGTCATCTTCATCGGCATGAACGTCGGCGGCGTCGGCGTGCTGACGCTCGCGTCGATCCTCGGTCTCGTCATCTCGCGCCGGCTCGGACTGCGCGCGAAGCTCATCGCGGCGAGCGACACCAACCCGTCGCGCATCCACGTCGGACCCGTCGCCGAACGACAGGCGGTGCGGCTCGGCGAGGTCGGCGGGCTGCTGGTCACCGTGGCGGCGAGCCTGCTCGTCATCGAGGCCGTCATCGCGATCGCCATGATGCCGAGCATGTTCGCCGCCGGCTACGACTTCGGCACGAGCGCCTGGTACTCGAGCTACTACTCGGTGAGTGCCTTCACGAACACGGGGTTCAGCCCCAACCCAGCGGGTCCCGTCGAGTTCGTCGACGACTACTGGTTCCAGTCACTCCTGATGCTCGACGTGTTCCTCGGCAGCCTCGGGTTCCCGGTGATCTTCGCGCTGCTGCGCACCTGGCGCAAGCCGCGCCGGTGGAGCGTGCACGTCAAGCTCACGATCGCGACGACGGTCATCCTCTTCGTCGCGGGCGCGGCGATGTTCCTGCTCCTCGAGTACAACAACCCGCGCACCTACGGCCAGCTCGACGCGTCGCCCACGGTCTTCCAGTCGTTCTTCATGTCGGCGATGACGCGCTCGGGTGGCTTCGCGACGATCAACATGCACGACCTGAACAGCTCGAGCATGCTCGTCTCGGACATGCTCATGTTCGTCGGCGGCGGCTCGGCGTCGACCGCCGGCGGCATCAAGGTGACGACGCTCGCCGTGCTGTTCCTCGCGGCGTTCGCCGAGGCGCGCGGTGCGCCCGCGATGGAGGCGTTCGGACGGCGAATCCCCCGCGACATCCTGCGGCTCGCGGTGAGCGTCGTGCTGTGGGGAGCGACCATCGTCGCCGTGTCGACGATCGCCATCGCCCAGATCACGAAGGAACCGCTCGACTTCGTGCTCTTCGACGTGATCTCGGGCTTCGCCACGTGCGGCCTCTCGACGGGCCTGACCGCCGAGCTGCCCCCCGAGGGCAAGTACGTCATGGCCGCCACCATGTTCATGGGGCGGGTTGGTACAGTGACACTCGCCGCGGCTCTGGCGGCCAGCCAGCGCCGACAGTTGTTCAGGCGTCCGGAAGAGAGGCCCATCGTTGGTTGA
- a CDS encoding ArsR/SmtB family transcription factor: MADIFDVVADSTRRDILAVLLEREGVPHSGGEISVSEIVTALGASQPTVSKHLKVLRESGLVVVREEGQHRYYKLDRTPLETLEDWLIPFVSSDAAADAATLAGAEFGDETALNHEQRAFASAIGKAFAETAHQVTAVVAPKKRR; the protein is encoded by the coding sequence ATGGCGGACATCTTCGATGTGGTGGCGGACTCGACGCGGCGCGACATCCTCGCGGTGCTGCTCGAACGAGAGGGCGTTCCGCATTCGGGTGGGGAGATCAGCGTCTCAGAGATCGTGACGGCGCTCGGGGCGAGCCAGCCGACGGTGTCCAAGCACTTGAAGGTGCTGCGCGAGTCCGGACTCGTCGTCGTGCGCGAAGAGGGCCAGCACCGCTACTACAAGCTCGACCGCACCCCGCTCGAGACGCTCGAAGACTGGCTGATCCCGTTCGTGTCATCGGATGCCGCGGCCGACGCCGCCACGCTGGCCGGCGCCGAATTCGGCGACGAGACCGCGCTCAACCACGAGCAGCGGGCGTTCGCGTCGGCGATCGGCAAGGCGTTCGCCGAGACCGCCCACCAGGTCACTGCGGTCGTCGCGCCGAAGAAGCGTCGTTAG
- a CDS encoding anthrone oxygenase family protein, whose amino-acid sequence MTVFIDVLLVVAILGTGVVSGVFYAFSGFVIQGLHRLPAADAARAMREINVTAVRAPLMLAIFGTALVALALVVLAIAGQLAAPWWAIAGAVVYLVGVVGVTGGANVPRNNRLAAASASDDAALAAAWGEFRPGWQAWNHVRSLTSAVACVCLVVALVS is encoded by the coding sequence ATGACCGTGTTCATCGATGTGCTGCTCGTCGTCGCGATCCTCGGCACGGGGGTCGTCTCCGGGGTCTTCTACGCCTTCTCGGGGTTCGTCATCCAAGGGCTGCATCGGCTGCCGGCCGCCGATGCGGCACGGGCCATGCGCGAGATCAACGTCACGGCCGTGCGTGCGCCGCTCATGCTCGCCATCTTCGGCACCGCCCTCGTCGCGCTCGCCCTCGTCGTGCTCGCCATCGCCGGTCAGCTGGCGGCGCCCTGGTGGGCCATCGCCGGGGCCGTCGTCTACCTCGTCGGGGTGGTCGGCGTCACGGGCGGTGCGAACGTGCCGCGCAACAACCGGCTCGCAGCGGCGTCGGCGAGCGACGACGCGGCGCTCGCCGCCGCCTGGGGAGAGTTCCGGCCGGGCTGGCAGGCGTGGAACCACGTGCGCTCGCTCACATCGGCGGTGGCGTGCGTGTGCCTCGTGGTCGCCCTCGTGAGCTGA
- a CDS encoding GNAT family N-acetyltransferase encodes MPRHDILIRTTSEADWQAVRALRLEMLRDYPIAYAETLAHALDVEEPVWRMRAARGTTHGQTSIVAIDGERWVGQMGGYIPDAATGPLLVGVYVAPDYRGDAAGVSRLLLDAVEQWARGFGDTLRLEVHEDNPRAIRFYEKLGFTLTGRSREYELEPGGLELEMIKPLR; translated from the coding sequence ATGCCGCGCCACGACATCCTCATCCGCACGACCTCGGAAGCCGACTGGCAGGCGGTGCGGGCGCTGCGGCTCGAGATGCTCCGCGACTACCCGATCGCCTACGCCGAGACGCTCGCGCACGCGCTCGACGTCGAGGAGCCGGTATGGCGCATGCGCGCAGCTCGCGGCACAACCCACGGCCAGACGTCGATCGTCGCGATCGACGGCGAGCGCTGGGTCGGGCAGATGGGCGGCTACATCCCGGATGCCGCGACGGGCCCGCTGCTCGTCGGCGTGTACGTCGCGCCCGACTACCGCGGCGACGCGGCCGGCGTCTCCCGCTTGCTGCTCGACGCCGTGGAGCAGTGGGCGCGCGGGTTCGGCGACACCCTCCGGCTCGAGGTGCACGAGGACAACCCCCGCGCGATCCGGTTCTACGAGAAGCTCGGGTTCACGCTCACCGGTCGCAGTCGCGAGTACGAGCTCGAGCCCGGCGGCCTCGAGCTCGAGATGATCAAGCCCCTCCGCTGA
- a CDS encoding 30S ribosomal protein bS22, producing MGSVIKKRRKRMAKKKHRKLLRKTRHQRRNKK from the coding sequence ATGGGTTCCGTCATCAAGAAGCGCCGCAAGCGCATGGCGAAGAAGAAGCACCGCAAGCTGCTGCGCAAGACGCGTCACCAGCGTCGCAACAAGAAGTAG
- a CDS encoding glutaredoxin family protein, translated as MPPRDIRLTLIGKPGCHLCDDAREVVLGVVAEIEATDTSRRPLLDEVSILDDDELRARYAEEIPVLLIDGEVHNYWRIDPVRLKTALLAR; from the coding sequence GTGCCCCCACGCGACATCCGCCTCACGCTCATCGGCAAGCCCGGCTGCCACCTCTGCGACGACGCACGCGAGGTCGTGCTCGGCGTCGTCGCGGAGATCGAGGCGACGGATACCTCGCGCCGCCCGCTGCTCGACGAGGTGTCGATCCTCGACGACGACGAGCTGCGCGCGCGCTATGCCGAGGAGATCCCGGTGCTCCTCATCGACGGCGAGGTGCACAACTACTGGCGCATCGACCCGGTGCGCCTGAAGACGGCACTGCTCGCGCGCTGA
- a CDS encoding FAD-dependent oxidoreductase → MTSIWRAAAPASSADGTSEPSFTPSDLRRDRFDVAVVGAGITGLSTALMLAQAGRSVVVVEAREVAALASGGNTGKASVLQGARLQRIRRSHSAKVVQAYVDANLDGQAWIAEFAAEHGVPVERETAYSHAQSDSGLETVRAEYEAAREAGLPVELVEQMPVTFPFAGAVALEGQLALDPYRLVVALARAFVTEGGVLLAGVRVHGVHATDPANVETEHGPIRAGAVVIATAAPILGRGLYFAKTRHSRSYLASFRLDDPPPPGLFLSVDQPTRSVRTAPDDRAPGAPRQLIVGGSEHPVGRVDSTAARADELVDWTRRYFAGAELTHRWSAQDYESLNLVPFAGRMPRGRGRVWFATGYAKWGLTNGVAAALRITAEVLGEPWPEHRAWIRTLGTRTTKPSDLGRGVAENATVAKLLVTGWVRAETNRAPAPRPAEGEGVVLSRGGVPVGVSTVEGRTCAVRAVCTHLGGVLTWNDAESTWDCPLHGSRFEASGRLIEGPATRDLRATVEPDGAL, encoded by the coding sequence ATGACGTCGATCTGGAGAGCAGCCGCGCCCGCGTCATCCGCCGACGGCACCTCCGAGCCGAGCTTCACGCCCAGCGACCTCCGCCGCGACCGGTTCGACGTCGCGGTCGTCGGCGCCGGCATCACGGGCCTGTCGACCGCACTCATGCTCGCGCAGGCCGGCCGGAGTGTCGTGGTCGTCGAGGCACGCGAGGTGGCGGCGCTCGCGAGCGGCGGCAACACCGGCAAGGCGAGCGTGCTCCAGGGTGCCAGGCTGCAGCGCATCCGTCGCTCCCACTCGGCCAAGGTCGTGCAGGCCTATGTCGATGCGAACCTCGACGGCCAGGCGTGGATCGCCGAGTTCGCCGCCGAGCACGGCGTCCCCGTCGAGCGCGAGACGGCGTACAGCCACGCCCAGTCCGACTCCGGGCTCGAGACCGTTCGCGCCGAGTACGAGGCGGCCCGCGAGGCCGGCCTCCCGGTCGAGCTGGTCGAGCAGATGCCGGTCACCTTCCCGTTCGCGGGCGCCGTCGCCCTCGAGGGCCAGCTCGCGCTCGACCCGTATCGGCTCGTCGTCGCCCTCGCCCGCGCGTTCGTCACCGAGGGCGGCGTGCTCCTCGCGGGGGTGCGGGTGCACGGCGTGCACGCCACCGATCCGGCCAACGTCGAGACCGAGCACGGCCCGATTCGTGCGGGGGCGGTGGTGATCGCCACGGCGGCGCCCATCCTCGGGCGTGGCCTGTACTTCGCGAAGACCCGCCATTCGCGCTCGTACCTCGCATCGTTCCGCCTCGACGACCCGCCGCCGCCCGGACTGTTCCTCTCCGTCGACCAGCCCACCCGGTCGGTGCGCACGGCACCCGACGACCGCGCACCGGGGGCGCCGCGCCAGCTCATCGTCGGCGGCAGCGAGCATCCCGTCGGGCGCGTCGACTCGACCGCCGCCCGTGCCGACGAACTCGTCGACTGGACCCGTCGATACTTCGCCGGCGCGGAGCTCACGCACCGGTGGTCGGCGCAGGACTACGAATCGCTGAACCTGGTTCCGTTCGCCGGGCGGATGCCGCGCGGGCGAGGCCGCGTCTGGTTCGCGACGGGCTACGCGAAATGGGGGCTCACGAACGGTGTGGCAGCCGCGCTGCGGATCACGGCCGAGGTACTCGGCGAGCCGTGGCCCGAGCACCGCGCGTGGATCCGCACCCTGGGCACCCGAACGACGAAGCCGTCAGACCTCGGCCGTGGAGTCGCGGAGAACGCGACCGTCGCGAAGCTCCTCGTGACCGGCTGGGTCCGTGCCGAGACGAACCGGGCGCCCGCGCCCCGCCCCGCCGAGGGCGAAGGGGTCGTCCTGTCGCGAGGCGGCGTTCCCGTCGGAGTCTCGACGGTCGAGGGGCGCACCTGCGCGGTACGCGCGGTGTGCACGCACCTCGGGGGAGTGCTCACGTGGAACGACGCCGAGTCGACCTGGGACTGTCCGTTGCACGGCTCGCGCTTCGAGGCATCCGGCCGGCTCATCGAAGGGCCCGCGACGCGCGACCTGCGCGCGACCGTGGAGCCCGACGGCGCGCTCTGA
- a CDS encoding formylglycine-generating enzyme family protein yields the protein MIRLDGGTFRMGSAEFYPDEAPVHERRVDSFELDVHPVTNEQFAAFVADTGYVTVAERPLDPVDFPGVDPAELMPGGMVFTPTAGPVDLRDWRQWWRWQAGASWAHPFGPESSVDDKPTHPVVQVSFEDASAYAAWAGKRLPTEAEFEFAARGGLDGARFAWGDEERPGGRLMTNQWQGSFPYRNTGAGGWVGTSPVMTFPANGYGLFDVTGNVWEWTTEFYTPRHVVPGVEAVDAEARPNLLAAASAEPGSRIPRRVLKGGSHLCSPEYCLRYRPSARSPQAEDTAMTHIGFRCARDA from the coding sequence ATGATCCGCCTCGACGGCGGCACGTTCCGCATGGGCTCGGCCGAGTTCTACCCCGACGAGGCGCCCGTGCACGAGCGGCGGGTCGACTCGTTCGAGCTCGACGTGCACCCGGTCACCAATGAGCAGTTCGCCGCGTTCGTCGCCGATACCGGCTACGTGACGGTCGCCGAGCGGCCGCTCGACCCCGTGGACTTTCCCGGGGTCGACCCCGCCGAGCTCATGCCCGGCGGCATGGTGTTCACGCCGACCGCGGGACCCGTCGACCTTCGCGACTGGCGCCAGTGGTGGCGTTGGCAGGCGGGGGCGAGCTGGGCGCATCCGTTCGGCCCCGAGTCATCCGTCGACGACAAGCCCACTCACCCGGTCGTGCAGGTGAGCTTCGAGGATGCCTCGGCCTACGCGGCGTGGGCCGGCAAGCGGCTGCCCACCGAAGCCGAGTTCGAGTTCGCCGCCCGTGGCGGGCTCGACGGCGCACGCTTCGCCTGGGGAGACGAGGAGCGACCCGGCGGGCGACTCATGACGAACCAGTGGCAGGGCTCGTTCCCGTACCGCAACACCGGCGCCGGGGGCTGGGTCGGCACCTCGCCCGTCATGACGTTCCCGGCGAACGGATACGGCCTCTTCGACGTCACGGGCAACGTGTGGGAGTGGACCACCGAGTTCTACACGCCGCGGCACGTCGTGCCGGGCGTCGAGGCGGTCGACGCCGAAGCGCGCCCGAACCTGCTCGCCGCGGCATCCGCCGAGCCCGGCTCCCGCATTCCCCGCCGGGTACTGAAGGGCGGCTCGCACCTCTGCTCGCCCGAGTACTGCCTGCGTTACCGCCCGTCGGCCCGCTCGCCGCAGGCTGAAGACACCGCCATGACGCACATCGGGTTCCGCTGCGCGCGCGACGCCTGA
- the aspS gene encoding aspartate--tRNA(Asn) ligase, with product MINRTLVKNLAALPDGPVTVSGWVETVRDQKKVQFVILRDESGAVQLVNPATRELEEGADAAASARLATTEAISALSHGSFITVSGELKHDERVKLGGLEVKIGTLDVVTEANPETPIAADSSLDKRMDWRFLDLRHPKQALIFRIQTTFLHALRGVWVEKGLIEIHTPKLMASASESRAELFEVDYFEGKAYLAQSPQFFKQMAQAAGFGGVFEVGPAFRADPSFTSRHATEFTSIDTEISWVDSHDDVMALHEELMVAGFTAVKEKHGAEIAELFGVELEVPATPFPRIPLAEAKQIVADRGYVIPRADDDMDPEGERQISAHVKETYGHDFVFLVDYASSIRPFYHMRHEGDPSLTNSYDLIYNGVEISTGAQREHRIDVLVEQARDKGMDPEELEFYLDFFRYGVPPHGGFGMGLARVLMLMLGEQSIRETTYLFRGPTRLLP from the coding sequence GTGATCAACCGCACCCTCGTCAAGAACCTCGCCGCGCTCCCCGACGGCCCCGTCACCGTGTCCGGATGGGTCGAGACCGTGCGCGATCAGAAGAAGGTGCAGTTCGTCATCCTCCGCGACGAGTCGGGTGCGGTGCAGCTCGTGAACCCCGCGACGCGGGAGCTCGAGGAAGGCGCCGACGCCGCGGCATCCGCTCGCCTGGCGACGACCGAGGCGATCTCGGCCCTCTCGCATGGTTCGTTCATCACCGTGTCGGGTGAGCTGAAGCACGACGAGCGCGTGAAGCTCGGCGGCCTCGAGGTGAAGATCGGCACGCTCGACGTCGTCACCGAGGCCAACCCCGAGACGCCCATCGCGGCCGACTCGAGCCTCGACAAGCGCATGGACTGGCGCTTCCTCGACCTGCGCCACCCGAAGCAGGCGCTCATCTTCCGCATCCAGACCACCTTCCTCCACGCGCTTCGCGGCGTGTGGGTCGAGAAGGGGCTCATCGAGATCCACACGCCGAAGCTCATGGCCTCGGCATCCGAGTCGCGTGCAGAGCTCTTCGAGGTCGACTACTTCGAGGGCAAGGCGTACCTCGCGCAGAGCCCGCAGTTCTTCAAGCAGATGGCGCAGGCGGCCGGCTTCGGCGGCGTCTTCGAGGTCGGCCCGGCGTTCCGCGCCGACCCGTCGTTCACGTCGCGGCACGCGACCGAGTTCACCTCGATCGACACCGAGATCAGCTGGGTCGACTCGCACGACGACGTCATGGCGCTGCACGAAGAGCTCATGGTCGCGGGCTTCACCGCGGTGAAGGAGAAGCACGGCGCCGAGATCGCCGAGCTCTTCGGCGTCGAGCTCGAGGTGCCGGCGACGCCGTTCCCGCGCATCCCGCTCGCCGAGGCGAAGCAGATCGTCGCCGACCGCGGCTACGTGATCCCCCGCGCCGACGACGACATGGACCCCGAGGGCGAGCGCCAGATCTCGGCCCACGTCAAGGAGACGTACGGGCACGACTTCGTGTTCCTCGTCGACTACGCATCGAGCATCCGGCCGTTCTACCACATGCGCCACGAGGGCGACCCGAGCCTCACGAACTCCTACGACCTCATCTACAACGGCGTCGAGATCTCGACCGGCGCGCAGCGCGAGCACCGCATCGACGTGCTCGTCGAGCAGGCTCGCGACAAGGGCATGGACCCTGAAGAGCTCGAGTTCTACCTCGACTTCTTCCGCTACGGCGTGCCGCCGCACGGCGGTTTCGGCATGGGGCTTGCTCGCGTGCTGATGCTCATGCTCGGCGAGCAGTCGATCCGCGAGACGACCTACCTCTTCCGCGGCCCGACGCGCCTGCTTCCCTAG
- a CDS encoding TlpA family protein disulfide reductase, with translation MGRRWSTLALVAASVVVLTGCTSDPLADQFREGSGKNYIAGDGTITEYALESRGDPIEFSGETVEGESYDSADAAGRVQVVNFWYAGCAPCRVEAPILQEVHEGVDPDDVSFVGVNVRDQAANAASFEQSYGITYPSILDVESGEAQLAFAGPVPPAAVPTTIVLDREGRVAARVLGQLKDASILESIIDDLLAEQA, from the coding sequence ATGGGCAGGCGCTGGTCGACGTTGGCGCTCGTCGCGGCATCCGTCGTCGTGCTCACCGGATGCACGAGCGACCCGCTCGCCGACCAGTTCCGCGAGGGCAGCGGCAAGAACTACATCGCGGGCGACGGCACCATCACCGAGTACGCGCTCGAGAGCCGCGGCGATCCGATCGAGTTTTCCGGCGAGACCGTTGAAGGCGAGAGCTACGATTCCGCGGATGCCGCGGGCCGGGTGCAGGTCGTGAACTTCTGGTACGCCGGCTGCGCGCCGTGCCGCGTCGAGGCGCCGATCCTGCAGGAGGTGCACGAGGGCGTCGACCCCGACGACGTGAGCTTCGTCGGCGTGAACGTGCGCGACCAGGCCGCGAACGCGGCATCCTTCGAGCAGAGCTACGGCATCACCTACCCGTCGATCCTCGACGTCGAGAGCGGCGAGGCGCAGCTCGCGTTCGCGGGCCCAGTGCCGCCGGCGGCCGTGCCGACGACGATCGTGCTCGACCGCGAGGGCCGCGTCGCCGCACGGGTGCTCGGCCAGCTGAAGGACGCCTCCATCCTCGAGTCGATCATCGACGACCTCCTCGCCGAGCAGGCGTAG
- a CDS encoding cytochrome c biogenesis CcdA family protein, with protein MGVGEVVLNGQLLAAVPIALAAGLVSFLSPCVLPLVPGYLGYLGGFTDASADAAVEQRNRRRLLLGVLLFIAGFTLVFVTFNLVAGVAGSWLLRYSDVIVRIAGALLIVMGLVFIGQFGFLQRTIKASWRPATGLAGAPLLGIVFGIGWTPCIGPTLAVVLALSADSASAGRGVLLGLVYCIGLGIPFLLVAAGFSWVTGSLAFLRRHIRAINIAGGVLLIAIGVLMVSGIWSIWMYGLQAVITGFVPAI; from the coding sequence ATGGGCGTCGGGGAGGTCGTGCTGAACGGGCAGCTGCTCGCCGCCGTGCCGATCGCGCTCGCCGCGGGCCTCGTCTCGTTCCTCTCCCCGTGCGTGCTGCCGCTCGTGCCCGGCTACCTCGGCTACCTCGGCGGGTTCACGGATGCCTCGGCAGACGCCGCGGTCGAGCAGCGCAACCGCCGGCGACTCCTGCTGGGCGTGCTGCTGTTCATCGCCGGGTTCACGCTCGTGTTCGTGACGTTCAACCTCGTCGCGGGCGTCGCGGGTTCGTGGCTGCTGCGATACTCCGACGTCATCGTGCGCATCGCGGGCGCGCTGCTCATCGTGATGGGCCTCGTCTTCATCGGACAGTTCGGCTTCCTGCAGCGCACGATCAAGGCGTCCTGGCGGCCGGCCACCGGGCTCGCCGGCGCGCCGCTGCTCGGCATCGTCTTCGGCATCGGCTGGACGCCGTGCATCGGCCCGACCCTCGCGGTCGTGCTCGCCCTGAGCGCCGACTCCGCCTCCGCCGGCCGCGGCGTGCTCCTCGGCCTCGTCTACTGCATCGGCCTCGGCATCCCCTTCCTCCTCGTCGCCGCGGGGTTCAGCTGGGTCACCGGGTCGCTCGCGTTCCTGCGTCGACACATCCGTGCGATCAACATCGCCGGCGGCGTGCTGCTCATCGCGATCGGCGTGCTCATGGTGTCGGGCATCTGGTCGATCTGGATGTACGGGCTGCAGGCGGTGATCACCGGTTTTGTCCCCGCAATCTGA